In Armatimonadota bacterium, a genomic segment contains:
- a CDS encoding HD domain-containing phosphohydrolase, which yields MVPMSGFNFAITSSPIFSSKEAAIAYQNSLTGDCSRLFSDIIAAMSYVLDLQEDPRLYHAWRVAAVATAMAEQMVPGQASDIFFAALLHDVGCMGAFPHIVRFPTLYSQLSRPEIVTHPERGGEIVRGIPGLEKSADFVVDHHEWFSGAGYPKRKKEEEIALGAQLIRIADSADVSRRFKPEASLAETLEIARIVGGMEVSLEVADAFKMVLSNEDFYRDLVDEDRLFRLIQRFELDVGTPVFQPNSDLLGTVLTVFARVIDSKHGFMSGHSERVSKYSVDLATALGIPHNEVTKLRFAGLIHDVGKVAVPSSIIDKPGPLGQSEILQVRHHPVLTMDIIRNIAHLSELAWIAGHHHERWDGTGYPDGLAGEEIPLLSRIMAVADAFDAITSPRSYKETKTPREALRILYEASGTQFDPQVVDAAHAVWGSWESQALRAA from the coding sequence ATGGTACCGATGTCCGGCTTTAATTTTGCAATCACAAGCTCGCCTATTTTTAGCTCGAAAGAAGCGGCCATTGCTTATCAAAACTCTCTCACTGGCGATTGTTCAAGGCTTTTCTCAGATATAATAGCTGCAATGTCTTATGTTCTTGATTTACAAGAAGATCCGCGGCTGTATCACGCATGGCGCGTTGCCGCGGTAGCAACTGCAATGGCCGAGCAAATGGTCCCAGGGCAAGCTTCGGATATCTTTTTTGCAGCTCTCCTCCACGATGTGGGCTGCATGGGAGCATTCCCCCATATAGTTCGCTTTCCAACACTCTATAGCCAACTATCTAGACCAGAGATAGTCACCCACCCAGAGCGCGGCGGCGAAATAGTTCGAGGCATCCCAGGACTCGAAAAATCCGCTGACTTCGTAGTAGATCACCATGAATGGTTTAGCGGAGCAGGCTATCCCAAGCGCAAAAAGGAAGAAGAGATAGCCCTAGGAGCGCAGCTCATTCGGATTGCCGACAGCGCCGATGTAAGCAGGCGCTTCAAGCCAGAAGCATCATTAGCTGAGACCCTCGAAATCGCTAGAATTGTTGGAGGCATGGAGGTATCCCTGGAAGTAGCCGATGCCTTCAAAATGGTTCTCTCCAATGAAGATTTCTACCGCGATTTGGTAGATGAGGATAGACTATTCAGGCTAATCCAAAGGTTCGAGCTGGATGTCGGAACGCCGGTATTCCAACCCAACAGCGATTTGCTGGGCACAGTCCTGACTGTGTTTGCACGTGTCATTGACAGCAAGCATGGCTTTATGTCTGGCCATTCCGAGCGCGTCTCTAAATACAGCGTTGACCTCGCAACAGCTCTAGGAATTCCACACAATGAGGTTACAAAACTTCGGTTTGCTGGATTGATTCATGATGTCGGCAAGGTAGCAGTTCCAAGCTCAATAATAGATAAGCCTGGCCCACTTGGACAAAGTGAAATCTTGCAAGTCAGACATCATCCGGTGCTGACAATGGATATCATACGAAACATAGCTCACCTTTCTGAGCTAGCTTGGATTGCTGGCCATCACCACGAGCGCTGGGACGGCACCGGCTATCCCGACGGCCTCGCCGGTGAGGAGATTCCCTTGCTTTCCAGGATTATGGCCGTCGCTGATGCATTTGACGCAATTACTTCACCTCGGTCATACAAGGAAACAAAAACGCCGCGGGAAGCGCTGAGGATACTTTACGAAGCCTCCGGCACGCAATTTGACCCACAAGTAGTAGATGCCGCTCACGCAGTATGGGGCTCCTGGGAGTCACAAGCTCTTAGAGCTGCGTGA
- a CDS encoding uroporphyrinogen decarboxylase family protein, whose product MNSRERVIRAIEFKGPDRVPLLHAVLPAAIIVHGQPLLELLDEFRDDFGGSWGIPQIENLPPGYRKGINTDEWGVVWQNDRDGMLGIPVGHPLADWSNFDNYRFPPNPDDDWFRSFQESLRKSHDHYAMLGGINLFERMQWLRGYENLMYDLAIGAEEAYKLRDRLVEHHLEYLRKAAMTDVDGFHFGDDWGTQISLIISPDLWRKFYKPAYARMFEPCKTAGKHVHFHSDGMTWEILHDLVEIGVDVLNVQHCVMDLKALAREFGGKVAFRSDLDRQHILPHGTRDEIRAHVREVFEALGSYNGGLIGHGEIAPDVPLENVRAMFEAWREFGVYDS is encoded by the coding sequence ATGAATAGTCGCGAGCGGGTAATACGAGCAATTGAATTTAAAGGGCCTGACCGTGTTCCACTCTTGCATGCTGTTCTCCCGGCGGCGATTATCGTCCATGGCCAGCCCCTCCTTGAGCTCCTAGATGAGTTCAGGGATGACTTCGGCGGCAGTTGGGGAATTCCTCAGATTGAGAATCTCCCGCCGGGCTACCGGAAGGGGATTAATACCGACGAGTGGGGCGTCGTATGGCAAAATGACCGCGATGGAATGCTTGGCATTCCAGTTGGGCATCCGTTGGCCGATTGGAGTAATTTCGATAACTATAGGTTTCCTCCGAATCCAGATGATGATTGGTTCAGAAGCTTTCAAGAATCTCTTCGGAAGTCGCATGACCATTATGCTATGCTTGGCGGGATAAATCTTTTTGAGCGAATGCAGTGGCTTCGTGGCTATGAAAACTTGATGTACGATCTGGCGATAGGGGCGGAGGAAGCTTACAAACTTCGCGACCGCCTTGTAGAGCATCATTTGGAATATCTGCGCAAGGCGGCGATGACGGACGTTGACGGTTTTCATTTTGGCGATGATTGGGGCACTCAGATATCGCTTATCATCAGCCCTGACCTCTGGCGAAAGTTTTACAAGCCAGCCTATGCGCGCATGTTCGAGCCATGCAAAACGGCAGGTAAACACGTTCACTTTCATTCTGACGGTATGACTTGGGAAATATTGCATGACCTGGTTGAGATTGGCGTAGATGTGCTAAATGTCCAACACTGTGTGATGGACTTAAAAGCGTTGGCTCGTGAGTTTGGCGGCAAGGTTGCGTTTCGCTCTGATCTTGACCGTCAGCATATACTCCCCCACGGCACGCGAGACGAAATTAGAGCCCACGTTCGTGAGGTTTTTGAAGCCTTAGGAAGCTATAATGGCGGCCTTATAGGGCATGGGGAGATTGCGCCAGATGTTCCGCTAGAAAACGTTCGAGCAATGTTTGAGGCCTGGCGCGAGTTTGGTGTTTACGATAGCTAA
- a CDS encoding Gfo/Idh/MocA family oxidoreductase, with translation MRIGFVDHHLNNYHADKFLSLIRGPLSDLGAEVAIAWESDPKDGDWCEKNSVPRAGSIAEVCQKSDAVFILAPDNIDDHLKLAREVLPYGKPTAIDKALAFKVSEAKEIVELARKHNTPITSSSALAFAVELEDLLNQIAEPPAEVFVTGMGEWKNYGLHTLSMALRVMGPGIKRLIDTGTESSRVVTLDYGDGRKAFVTVRWSSDMWQIFPWTLGIRLNREKYLYTTIQDYDGFYANLMKRVIEFFRICIPPFPGELAMELVTVLEYADQSLAAGGLWVEI, from the coding sequence ATGCGCATAGGATTTGTTGACCATCATCTAAACAACTATCATGCGGACAAGTTTCTTTCGTTGATTCGCGGGCCGCTATCAGATTTGGGAGCAGAGGTTGCCATAGCGTGGGAATCGGACCCAAAGGATGGCGATTGGTGCGAAAAGAATAGCGTCCCAAGGGCGGGGAGCATTGCCGAAGTATGTCAGAAGTCTGATGCGGTATTCATCCTAGCCCCCGACAATATAGATGACCATTTAAAACTAGCGAGGGAGGTTCTCCCTTATGGGAAACCTACTGCAATTGATAAGGCACTTGCTTTTAAAGTTTCTGAGGCCAAAGAAATTGTTGAGCTTGCAAGAAAGCATAACACACCAATTACATCGAGTTCAGCCCTTGCTTTTGCGGTCGAGCTTGAGGATTTGCTCAATCAGATAGCTGAGCCACCTGCGGAAGTCTTTGTTACCGGCATGGGCGAGTGGAAGAACTATGGGCTCCATACGCTTTCGATGGCACTGCGAGTCATGGGTCCTGGTATTAAGCGGCTGATAGACACCGGCACGGAGTCCAGCCGTGTGGTAACTCTCGATTATGGCGATGGAAGAAAGGCTTTTGTGACAGTCCGCTGGTCGAGCGATATGTGGCAGATTTTTCCGTGGACCCTTGGCATCCGACTTAACCGCGAAAAATACCTTTATACAACAATTCAGGACTATGACGGCTTTTATGCGAACCTTATGAAGAGGGTAATCGAATTCTTTCGGATCTGCATTCCACCATTTCCTGGTGAGCTTGCCATGGAGCTGGTCACGGTTCTCGAATATGCAGACCAGTCTCTAGCTGCTGGCGGATTGTGGGTTGAGATTTAG
- a CDS encoding prolyl oligopeptidase family serine peptidase, whose product MVLILSICAALIFATVATAEISKGFLIKTVSVGGKDYKYVVYVPLCYDGKKALPAIIFLNGKGECGSDGWRQVFHFGSAIMLDAEKWPFIVMFPQKQSPETQWEDEEAMVLSILEKTCLEYKIDKSRLYLTGLSQGGHGTWAIAARHPDLFAAIAPVCGYGEKSLADKVAMLPVWIFHGDADQVVPVEKAYEMEKWIKEAGGSPKLTIYPGVGHNSWDKAYREENLGAWFLEHEKAK is encoded by the coding sequence ATGGTGTTGATTTTAAGCATATGTGCGGCTTTGATTTTTGCTACCGTTGCCACCGCTGAGATTTCAAAGGGGTTTCTTATTAAGACGGTTTCTGTTGGAGGGAAGGACTATAAATATGTTGTCTACGTCCCTTTATGCTATGATGGAAAGAAAGCATTGCCTGCGATTATATTCCTAAATGGTAAAGGTGAGTGCGGTTCCGATGGATGGAGGCAGGTTTTCCACTTTGGCTCGGCTATTATGTTGGACGCGGAAAAGTGGCCATTTATTGTCATGTTTCCGCAAAAGCAGTCGCCGGAGACACAGTGGGAAGATGAGGAGGCAATGGTCCTTTCAATTCTGGAGAAAACCTGCCTCGAATATAAGATTGATAAGTCAAGGCTCTACCTTACGGGGCTTTCGCAAGGTGGTCATGGGACGTGGGCAATCGCTGCTCGCCATCCAGATCTCTTTGCCGCGATTGCGCCGGTATGCGGGTATGGAGAAAAGTCGCTCGCCGATAAGGTCGCTATGCTTCCTGTGTGGATTTTCCACGGTGACGCTGACCAAGTCGTACCGGTGGAGAAGGCATATGAGATGGAGAAATGGATAAAGGAGGCGGGTGGCTCGCCGAAGCTGACCATTTACCCTGGCGTCGGCCACAATTCGTGGGACAAGGCTTATCGAGAGGAAAATCTTGGCGCATGGTTTCTCGAGCATGAAAAGGCTAAGTAG
- a CDS encoding glycosyltransferase, whose amino-acid sequence MKILHVTWGQPPDHLTLGPVAYTQELCDQLSIAGHSSSILAACPRQVEGGLGFAVFHQNYKGLDIYGVTNRHVEFADLNHPLREMQNTESEIVLRWTVNQKHPDIIHFHNLAGLSASLLQTAYEMGIPFVVTLHNYWFICPRHDLLDRHNRVCSGPGDGTKCAECIPPIEGEPDVKDRALAYAARYRNIIRWLNKANAIIAVSNYVRNLYLEHGIAPERIITITPAAGTAEQLWATKDKFLRQQSAKITFGFLGTIIFRKGVHLLLDAAEMLHDVRDKFEISIHGSIADHNYAREIERRLQEDNRFLPKVEFAGYYKPDLLPHILGNMSACVVPPLWHEPAPRTVMEALGAGVPVVGARAGGIPEWIKHGKNGFLFEMGNTRGLASHLRYLIENPQTLNMLRSNIAPPKPMARHAEEIIAIYKSVMARHKKSATNGKKMRKAA is encoded by the coding sequence ATGAAGATTCTCCACGTCACTTGGGGTCAACCTCCTGACCATCTCACCCTGGGACCTGTGGCATACACTCAGGAATTGTGCGACCAGCTCTCTATCGCCGGCCATTCCAGCTCAATCCTAGCAGCATGCCCTAGGCAAGTTGAAGGGGGGTTGGGGTTCGCTGTTTTTCATCAAAATTACAAGGGTTTAGATATCTATGGGGTTACCAACCGTCATGTGGAATTCGCAGATTTAAACCATCCATTGCGCGAAATGCAAAACACCGAAAGCGAGATAGTGCTTCGCTGGACGGTTAACCAGAAGCATCCGGACATTATCCACTTCCACAATCTAGCCGGGCTTTCGGCTTCCCTTTTGCAAACCGCCTACGAAATGGGAATTCCTTTTGTCGTAACTTTACATAATTACTGGTTCATTTGCCCAAGACACGATCTCCTGGATAGACACAATAGGGTGTGCTCAGGCCCCGGAGATGGCACCAAGTGCGCGGAGTGCATCCCACCAATAGAAGGCGAACCTGATGTGAAGGACAGGGCTCTCGCCTACGCAGCCCGCTATCGAAACATTATTCGATGGCTTAACAAAGCTAATGCAATAATTGCGGTCTCAAACTATGTGCGCAACCTTTATCTGGAACATGGAATAGCCCCAGAGCGAATAATTACAATTACTCCAGCAGCGGGAACAGCTGAACAACTCTGGGCAACAAAAGACAAGTTTCTGCGGCAACAGAGCGCAAAGATTACGTTTGGTTTCCTTGGAACCATTATTTTCAGAAAAGGCGTTCACTTACTTCTTGATGCCGCCGAAATGCTTCACGACGTCCGAGACAAGTTTGAAATAAGCATTCACGGCTCAATTGCTGACCATAATTACGCACGCGAAATTGAACGCCGCCTCCAAGAGGATAACAGGTTCCTACCCAAAGTGGAATTTGCAGGTTATTACAAGCCCGACCTACTTCCGCATATCCTTGGCAACATGTCCGCCTGTGTGGTGCCTCCTTTATGGCATGAACCTGCGCCGCGAACCGTCATGGAGGCTCTTGGCGCAGGCGTGCCGGTAGTTGGTGCGCGCGCAGGGGGGATACCTGAGTGGATTAAACACGGCAAAAATGGCTTTCTCTTTGAAATGGGAAACACTCGAGGATTAGCTTCGCATTTGCGATATCTAATTGAAAATCCGCAAACGCTAAACATGCTTAGGTCTAATATTGCACCACCTAAACCAATGGCTCGCCATGCTGAGGAGATAATTGCCATCTACAAGTCCGTGATGGCGCGTCACAAGAAATCAGCAACCAATGGCAAGAAAATGCGCAAGGCGGCATAA
- a CDS encoding tetratricopeptide repeat protein, whose product MVKVASKKVPARKKKSEPCGCGVDYHYDPGWTTPEQDEIIESEKTNSMTPNRAQKHEILKRVYARLGHIERAKEHLTEILRLRPDDIRVITELGDVEYSQARYPEAKERYSAVLEMGHDTAEIRYRLGLCAKNLGDLETAEKHFRRAIELRPTYLDAHVELGRLYGERNQLTNALQCFAKAVEIDPTYADAYFAAARMLATSGRYKDAIDVYRAGLSYSPRNAPVFVELGNCYIEIGAYELAKMAFRQALAIRPDFDEAEKGIYFIEELSTKRKAA is encoded by the coding sequence ATGGTCAAAGTCGCAAGCAAAAAAGTTCCAGCTAGGAAGAAAAAAAGTGAACCCTGCGGCTGTGGAGTGGATTACCATTATGATCCCGGATGGACCACTCCTGAACAAGATGAAATAATCGAATCAGAGAAAACAAACTCAATGACCCCAAATCGCGCTCAGAAACACGAAATCTTGAAAAGAGTGTATGCCCGCCTTGGACACATTGAGCGCGCAAAGGAACACTTGACAGAAATTCTTCGACTTCGCCCCGATGATATCCGTGTTATTACTGAGCTGGGCGACGTTGAATATAGCCAAGCAAGATACCCGGAGGCCAAAGAGAGATACTCTGCTGTCCTTGAAATGGGCCATGACACCGCCGAAATCAGATACAGATTGGGGCTATGTGCTAAGAATTTGGGTGATCTCGAAACAGCCGAGAAGCATTTTCGCCGGGCAATCGAGCTGCGGCCAACTTACCTCGATGCCCACGTCGAACTCGGGCGACTCTACGGCGAACGGAATCAGCTGACCAATGCACTGCAGTGCTTTGCTAAAGCTGTTGAGATAGACCCAACTTATGCAGATGCTTATTTCGCAGCAGCTAGAATGCTTGCAACCTCGGGCAGGTACAAAGATGCCATTGACGTGTACCGCGCAGGCCTTTCCTATAGCCCAAGAAACGCTCCAGTATTCGTCGAGCTTGGGAATTGTTACATAGAGATTGGTGCCTATGAGCTAGCAAAAATGGCTTTCCGGCAAGCACTTGCAATACGCCCAGATTTCGATGAGGCAGAAAAGGGCATTTACTTTATCGAAGAACTTTCTACCAAGCGAAAGGCAGCATAA
- a CDS encoding glycoside hydrolase family 2 TIM barrel-domain containing protein → MGDGNKTISLNGTWSLAWFEEGMGEKAGAHLPGYDAKQWLEAVVPGDIHLDLMRAGKIKDPFYGLNYLDCKWTEEKEWWYRRSFFIPKAMEGGRIELQFGGLDTFATVWVNGQRVGSHRNMFVPCSFDISDLLEYGKQNLVAVRLSSPLEAVKSRSTDGMIAAFETHERLYVRKAQMSYGWDIAPRIVTTGIWRPVYLSRRGDVAIEDVCVRTILKSLEHAVINLEITLRQNGTRAKSGTLEIIARNRKDSSELSLPYKIAGETATVIAELPINDPKLWWPWNIGRPNLYLLSVEAIPDFGVGEKRRVVFGIRSVELIQELQEDGYHSFIFAINGQKVYAKGTNWIPGDAIFARIDRRKYRKLIDMAVAENINMFRIWGGGIYEDPYFYRLCDERGIMVWQDFMFTCAGYPHDEEFLSEVKYEAEKVVTNLRNHPSIVIWCGDNEVDATTCGQGMDITKNPINRSVLPDVCTRLDPTRPYIWSSPCSPFGDPNPMSQLEGDNHIWHHGLSYKDVVYSQDESRFVSEIGHLSIPWPESVCKFIPQESLWPPENKLWDFHFGTVERFDPRRREALDKAIENFGFERPGSLEEYAFLTQLIQALAYKEWIEHYRRRKFSCGGLLYWNLYDNWPQFSDAVVDYYLNPKIAYYFVRRAFANLLVSLQDMGDGRVGVWLINDELKERTGRLLLRCQRFSGGISWTRILPVKLPANSSRMLWDMRLPHPLMENPRTCFAQAQLLVGGRIASENFYFPAEFRDIEWPETRLSVQMGNIARLGNRLAADFIISSALYGRLVNVRVSDVGAKLSDNFFDIPPGEKRIVRMVVDDSKTMPLAVTVSAANSSENIEFELQ, encoded by the coding sequence ATGGGTGATGGCAATAAAACGATTAGTCTGAATGGAACATGGTCGCTAGCTTGGTTCGAAGAAGGCATGGGCGAGAAAGCTGGCGCGCATCTTCCAGGCTACGATGCTAAACAATGGCTCGAAGCTGTAGTACCCGGCGACATCCATCTTGACCTAATGCGAGCTGGGAAGATTAAAGATCCCTTCTATGGTCTGAATTATCTGGATTGCAAGTGGACAGAAGAAAAGGAGTGGTGGTACCGCCGCTCCTTTTTTATTCCCAAAGCAATGGAAGGCGGCAGGATTGAGCTCCAGTTTGGTGGTTTGGATACGTTTGCCACTGTGTGGGTAAATGGACAACGGGTTGGAAGCCACCGGAACATGTTTGTGCCTTGTTCTTTTGATATCTCGGACCTGCTGGAGTATGGGAAGCAGAATTTGGTTGCAGTGCGCCTGTCCTCCCCCTTAGAAGCTGTCAAGAGTAGGTCAACTGATGGAATGATTGCTGCCTTTGAGACTCATGAGAGGCTTTATGTGCGGAAAGCTCAGATGTCGTATGGCTGGGATATCGCGCCTCGAATTGTAACCACGGGTATTTGGCGGCCGGTGTATCTTTCAAGAAGAGGCGATGTGGCAATCGAGGATGTATGTGTTCGCACTATTTTAAAAAGCTTGGAGCATGCAGTAATCAACCTAGAGATTACCTTGCGCCAAAATGGTACTCGGGCGAAATCCGGAACGCTTGAGATAATAGCGAGGAATCGGAAGGATTCTTCCGAACTATCGCTCCCGTATAAGATTGCAGGTGAGACTGCAACTGTGATTGCTGAATTGCCTATTAATGACCCAAAGCTTTGGTGGCCGTGGAACATTGGTCGGCCAAACCTCTATTTGCTTTCGGTTGAAGCCATCCCAGATTTCGGCGTTGGGGAAAAGCGCAGGGTTGTGTTTGGTATACGTTCGGTAGAGCTTATTCAAGAGCTACAGGAGGATGGCTACCACAGCTTTATCTTTGCTATCAATGGGCAGAAGGTCTACGCCAAGGGGACCAACTGGATTCCTGGGGATGCAATATTCGCCCGCATTGACCGCAGAAAATACCGAAAGCTTATAGATATGGCGGTGGCTGAGAATATCAACATGTTCCGTATCTGGGGCGGCGGCATCTATGAGGATCCTTATTTCTATCGCTTGTGTGACGAGCGAGGAATTATGGTTTGGCAGGATTTCATGTTCACCTGCGCTGGCTATCCTCATGATGAGGAGTTCCTTTCGGAAGTGAAATATGAGGCTGAGAAAGTTGTAACTAACCTTAGAAATCATCCTTCAATTGTCATCTGGTGCGGCGACAACGAAGTGGATGCCACAACCTGCGGGCAGGGAATGGACATAACTAAAAATCCAATCAACAGAAGCGTTTTACCAGATGTTTGCACGCGACTAGACCCGACAAGGCCATATATTTGGAGCAGTCCTTGCAGTCCTTTTGGCGACCCCAACCCAATGAGTCAACTTGAGGGCGATAACCATATTTGGCACCATGGGTTATCGTATAAGGATGTGGTTTATTCTCAAGATGAGAGTCGTTTTGTTAGCGAGATTGGGCATCTCTCGATTCCTTGGCCGGAATCTGTGTGCAAATTTATACCTCAAGAGAGCTTGTGGCCGCCTGAGAACAAATTGTGGGATTTCCATTTTGGCACGGTTGAGCGGTTTGACCCACGCCGTAGAGAGGCGCTCGACAAAGCAATAGAAAACTTTGGATTTGAGCGTCCTGGCAGCCTGGAGGAATATGCGTTTTTGACTCAGCTAATCCAGGCCCTTGCGTATAAAGAGTGGATAGAGCACTACCGCCGCAGGAAATTCTCCTGCGGCGGTTTATTATATTGGAACCTATATGACAATTGGCCGCAATTTTCGGATGCTGTTGTTGATTACTATCTTAACCCCAAGATTGCATACTACTTTGTTCGTCGCGCTTTTGCGAATTTGTTGGTCTCACTTCAGGACATGGGCGATGGCAGGGTGGGAGTCTGGCTTATAAACGATGAATTGAAGGAGCGCACAGGCAGATTGCTACTCCGCTGCCAAAGGTTTAGCGGAGGTATCTCTTGGACACGCATTCTTCCAGTAAAGCTTCCAGCGAACTCTTCGCGCATGTTATGGGACATGCGACTACCCCATCCCTTGATGGAAAATCCTCGCACGTGCTTTGCGCAAGCGCAGCTGCTAGTAGGTGGTCGGATAGCGTCAGAAAACTTCTACTTCCCGGCGGAGTTTAGAGATATTGAGTGGCCGGAAACGCGCTTATCCGTTCAAATGGGCAACATTGCTAGATTAGGCAATAGGTTGGCGGCCGATTTTATAATTTCGTCAGCACTCTATGGTCGGCTGGTAAACGTGAGGGTTTCTGACGTTGGCGCAAAGCTTAGCGACAATTTTTTTGACATTCCACCAGGCGAGAAGCGCATTGTCCGAATGGTAGTAGATGACTCTAAGACTATGCCTCTTGCCGTCACTGTATCAGCGGCAAATTCATCGGAAAACATTGAGTTTGAACTTCAATAG
- a CDS encoding cytochrome c3 family protein has translation MRMQSSQSEEGRGIIRRWLTSKITIPICRWVVSWWLLLAFAAPVLIGVTGGVVYSKRPIFCTACHEMRFAIQTWRVSLHKNVSCEQCHVVPSISSMIRAKRGDGEKFLYETELGNESKNIQANILNANCEKCHTNIADSIVHHNLKITHRRHLERGIECTFCHDDIVHDPDATTKDILKNTLKNILKMTVCFDCHDGRKASNSCNLCHETFSSKQTDKFSSEWITTHKQAIAKHNAYLKRYLNEEFCKNCHRFATASKISTETSSNKHKQPAHPLGWIKTHPESAKKNPGNCVNCHKEGFCIACHQEKIPASHKDSKWTSIHGRQITQNAESCLACHKSAFCLKCHETKLPPSHDSSWVKRHSTQANIGRKTCETCHTKDYCRSCHGLDMPHPQNWQTRHTSAALKSKQTCQRCHQDDFCTSCHLSSRPKSHTFDWVKTHGSSASNRSACYGCHDERFCESCHATTMPASHKGNWLKTHGKTAVKNTKSCLVCHRTQSCSDCHKVEMPHKPSWLMGHKDSAKSESTACLRCHNSSDCAKCHSAAPASHAGEFKKKHSEQGKASPQLCDLCHGKDSCQKCHGVEMPHPSNFIMEHKKHGASLAQGSPCFKCHEEKYCRMCHPSN, from the coding sequence ATGAGAATGCAATCATCGCAAAGTGAAGAGGGGCGCGGAATTATCCGCCGCTGGTTAACTTCGAAAATTACCATACCCATTTGCCGATGGGTTGTGAGCTGGTGGCTACTCCTCGCCTTTGCGGCTCCTGTTTTAATTGGCGTTACAGGCGGCGTTGTTTACTCAAAAAGGCCCATTTTCTGCACTGCATGCCACGAGATGCGCTTTGCCATCCAAACCTGGCGCGTGTCTCTCCACAAAAATGTCTCCTGTGAGCAATGCCACGTCGTGCCAAGCATTAGTAGCATGATACGTGCTAAGAGGGGCGATGGCGAAAAGTTTTTGTACGAAACTGAGCTTGGTAATGAATCAAAGAACATCCAAGCTAATATCTTGAACGCCAATTGTGAAAAATGTCACACCAATATAGCGGATTCTATAGTCCACCACAACCTCAAGATTACCCACAGAAGACACCTAGAAAGAGGCATCGAGTGCACATTTTGCCATGACGATATCGTCCACGATCCAGATGCAACTACAAAGGATATTCTTAAGAACACCCTTAAGAATATCCTCAAAATGACCGTCTGTTTCGATTGCCATGACGGCAGAAAAGCAAGCAATTCCTGCAACCTATGTCATGAGACATTTAGTTCAAAGCAAACAGATAAGTTTTCATCTGAATGGATAACAACACACAAGCAAGCGATTGCCAAGCATAACGCCTACCTCAAAAGGTACCTCAATGAAGAGTTCTGTAAGAATTGTCATCGCTTTGCAACTGCGAGCAAGATATCAACAGAAACCTCTTCCAACAAACATAAGCAACCGGCTCACCCCTTGGGTTGGATTAAAACCCATCCAGAATCAGCAAAGAAGAATCCCGGAAACTGCGTAAACTGCCATAAGGAAGGATTCTGCATTGCATGTCATCAAGAAAAGATTCCTGCCTCACATAAGGATTCAAAGTGGACTAGTATTCACGGTCGGCAAATCACCCAAAATGCAGAAAGCTGTCTGGCTTGTCACAAATCCGCCTTTTGTCTGAAATGCCACGAAACAAAGCTTCCGCCTTCGCACGACTCAAGCTGGGTCAAGCGGCATTCAACACAGGCAAACATAGGCAGAAAGACGTGTGAAACATGCCATACAAAAGATTACTGCAGGAGTTGTCATGGCCTTGACATGCCACATCCACAAAACTGGCAAACTAGGCATACGTCTGCCGCATTGAAAAGCAAACAGACCTGCCAGCGCTGCCACCAAGATGACTTCTGTACCTCATGCCATCTCAGCAGTCGCCCAAAAAGCCACACTTTCGATTGGGTCAAGACGCATGGGTCTAGTGCCAGCAATCGGTCGGCTTGCTATGGCTGCCACGATGAGCGATTCTGTGAGTCATGCCACGCCACCACCATGCCTGCTTCACACAAGGGTAATTGGCTGAAAACCCATGGCAAAACTGCAGTGAAAAACACTAAATCTTGCTTGGTCTGCCACAGAACTCAAAGTTGCTCTGATTGCCACAAAGTTGAGATGCCACACAAGCCAAGCTGGTTGATGGGGCATAAGGATTCAGCAAAGTCCGAGTCAACAGCATGCCTCCGCTGTCATAATTCCTCTGATTGCGCTAAGTGCCACAGCGCAGCTCCCGCATCCCATGCGGGCGAATTTAAGAAAAAACATTCCGAGCAAGGAAAGGCTTCGCCCCAACTTTGCGACCTGTGCCATGGTAAGGATTCATGCCAGAAGTGCCATGGGGTAGAGATGCCGCATCCATCCAATTTTATCATGGAGCACAAGAAACACGGCGCCAGCCTTGCTCAAGGCTCTCCGTGCTTCAAATGCCATGAGGAGAAATACTGCCGAATGTGCCATCCCTCAAATTGA